The Virgibacillus phasianinus genome includes a window with the following:
- the rpoC gene encoding DNA-directed RNA polymerase subunit beta' — translation MLDVNNFEYMKIGLASPEKIRSWSYGEVKKPETINYRTLKPEKDGLFCERIFGPQKDWECHCGKYKRVRYKGVVCDRCGVEVTKAKVRRERMGHIELAAPVSHIWYFKGIPSRMGLVLDMSPRALEEVIYFAAYIVTETGNTPLEKKQLLSEKEYRAYYDKYGKSFKAQMGAEAIRKLLHDIDLEKEVSALKEELKTAKGQRRTRAIKRLEVLESFRHSGNDTSWMVLDVLPVIPPEIRPMVQLDGGRFATSDLNDLYRRVINRNNRLKRLLDLGAPSIIVQNEKRMLQEAVDALIDNGRRGRPVTGPGNRPLKSLSHMLKGKQGRFRQNLLGKRVDYSGRSVIVVGPHLKMYQCGLPKEMALELFKPFVMKELVERGLAHNIKSAKRKIERVHPEVWDVLEEVIREHPVLLNRAPTLHRLGIQAFEPTLVEGRAIRLHPLVCTAYNADFDGDQMAVHVPLSAEAQAEARILMLAAQNILNPKDGKPVVTPSQDMVLGNYYLTMERENAVGEGSVFKDTNEALIAYQNGYVHLHTRIAVQASSLNNKTFTEEQQSQLLLTTVGKLVFNEILPESFPYINEPTNSNLEVCTPAHYFVEKGSNAREEIKKRDTILPFKKGILGDIIAEVFKRFKISETSKMLDRMKDLGFSYSTKAGMTVGISDIVVLKEKEIILDEAQSKVDKVQKQFRRGLITEEERYDRVIAVWSQAKDAIQAKLMKSLDSRNPIFMMSDSGARGNASNFTQLAGMRGLMANPAGRIIELPIKSSFREGLTVLEYFISTHGARKGLADTALKTADSGYLTRRLVDVAQDVIVREADCGTDRGLKVSAIQDGAEMIEPLIDRLIGRTIFETVRNPKTGDVIVENDSVITEDQAKAIVDAGIEEVIIRSAFTCNTKHGVCQKCYGRNLATGDEVEVGEAVGIIAAQSIGEPGTQLTMRTFHTGGVAGDDITQGLPRIQEIFEARHPKGQAVISEVEGTIHEIKEVKDKQEIVVQGEVEQRAYTVPYNARIKVAEGDEVIAGQELTEGSVDPKELLQVQGVDGVQTYLLREVQRVYRMQGVEIGDKHVEVMVRQMLRKVRVVDSGDTSVLPGSLLEIHQFKDANHGILNEGKQPAVGKPVLLGITKASLETDSFLSAASFQETTRVLTDAAIKGKRDELLGLKENVIIGKLVPAGTGMQRYRKIQASLDDLSTEADETEEVETETVN, via the coding sequence TTGCTAGATGTAAATAATTTTGAGTATATGAAAATCGGTTTAGCATCACCAGAAAAAATTCGTTCGTGGTCTTACGGTGAGGTTAAGAAGCCTGAAACAATTAACTACCGCACATTAAAACCAGAAAAAGACGGCTTATTTTGTGAACGGATCTTTGGACCGCAAAAAGACTGGGAATGTCATTGTGGAAAATACAAACGAGTACGCTATAAAGGCGTTGTTTGTGACCGTTGCGGCGTAGAGGTTACAAAAGCAAAAGTTCGCCGGGAGCGCATGGGACACATTGAACTTGCAGCCCCTGTTTCACACATTTGGTATTTCAAAGGAATTCCAAGCCGCATGGGACTTGTGTTAGACATGTCACCACGGGCACTTGAAGAGGTTATCTATTTTGCAGCGTATATCGTGACAGAAACAGGTAATACACCTCTTGAGAAAAAACAATTACTGTCAGAAAAGGAATACCGTGCTTATTACGACAAATACGGTAAGTCTTTTAAAGCTCAAATGGGTGCTGAAGCAATTCGTAAACTTTTACATGATATCGACCTTGAAAAAGAGGTTAGTGCATTAAAAGAAGAATTGAAAACAGCTAAAGGGCAACGCAGAACTCGTGCGATTAAGCGTTTGGAAGTATTGGAATCATTCCGTCACTCTGGAAATGATACATCATGGATGGTATTAGACGTACTTCCTGTTATACCCCCAGAAATTCGTCCAATGGTTCAGCTTGATGGTGGACGGTTTGCAACGTCAGATTTAAACGATTTATACCGTCGTGTAATAAACCGTAATAATCGCCTGAAACGTTTGCTTGATCTTGGTGCACCAAGCATCATCGTTCAAAACGAAAAACGTATGCTGCAAGAAGCAGTTGATGCATTGATTGATAATGGTCGCCGCGGACGTCCAGTTACCGGTCCTGGTAACAGACCTTTAAAATCACTTTCACACATGCTGAAAGGAAAACAAGGTCGTTTCCGTCAAAACCTATTAGGAAAACGTGTTGACTATTCAGGTCGTTCCGTTATCGTTGTGGGTCCACATTTAAAGATGTACCAGTGCGGATTGCCAAAAGAAATGGCGCTTGAGTTATTTAAACCGTTCGTTATGAAAGAACTAGTAGAACGTGGATTAGCACATAATATTAAGTCAGCTAAACGTAAAATTGAACGTGTCCATCCAGAGGTATGGGATGTTTTGGAAGAAGTTATCCGCGAACACCCAGTATTACTTAACCGGGCACCTACATTGCACCGATTGGGTATTCAGGCTTTTGAACCAACATTGGTAGAAGGGCGCGCAATTCGTTTGCATCCGCTTGTTTGTACGGCATACAATGCCGATTTTGATGGTGACCAAATGGCAGTACACGTTCCATTATCTGCTGAAGCACAAGCAGAGGCTCGTATCTTAATGCTTGCTGCTCAAAATATTCTTAATCCAAAAGACGGTAAACCAGTAGTTACACCATCGCAGGATATGGTATTAGGTAACTATTACCTAACAATGGAACGCGAGAATGCAGTTGGTGAAGGCAGTGTATTTAAAGATACGAATGAAGCCTTGATTGCATACCAAAATGGTTATGTTCATTTGCATACCAGAATAGCGGTTCAAGCAAGCAGTTTAAATAACAAAACATTTACAGAGGAACAGCAAAGTCAATTGCTGTTAACAACAGTTGGTAAGCTGGTTTTCAATGAAATTCTACCAGAATCATTCCCTTATATTAATGAGCCGACAAATAGTAATCTTGAAGTTTGTACTCCGGCACATTACTTTGTTGAAAAGGGATCAAATGCCAGGGAAGAAATTAAAAAGCGCGATACCATCTTGCCGTTTAAGAAAGGTATCCTTGGAGACATTATTGCGGAAGTATTTAAACGATTTAAAATCAGTGAAACATCCAAAATGCTTGATCGGATGAAAGATCTTGGTTTCAGCTATTCAACAAAGGCTGGTATGACAGTTGGTATATCGGACATTGTGGTGTTGAAAGAAAAAGAAATAATTCTTGATGAAGCGCAATCCAAGGTCGATAAAGTTCAGAAACAGTTCCGCAGAGGTTTAATAACGGAAGAAGAACGTTATGACCGGGTAATTGCTGTGTGGTCACAAGCGAAAGACGCCATCCAGGCTAAACTAATGAAGTCCTTGGATAGCCGAAACCCTATCTTTATGATGAGTGATTCAGGAGCGCGGGGTAACGCATCCAACTTTACTCAGCTTGCTGGCATGCGTGGTTTGATGGCCAACCCAGCTGGACGTATTATTGAGTTGCCGATCAAGTCAAGTTTCCGTGAAGGGTTAACAGTACTCGAATACTTTATTTCTACACACGGGGCTCGTAAAGGACTTGCAGATACCGCGCTTAAGACTGCTGACTCAGGTTACCTGACACGTCGTTTAGTTGATGTCGCACAGGATGTAATTGTTCGAGAAGCAGACTGTGGTACTGATAGAGGTCTTAAAGTATCTGCAATTCAGGACGGAGCAGAAATGATTGAACCATTGATCGACCGTCTAATCGGACGAACAATATTTGAAACGGTCCGCAATCCTAAGACTGGTGACGTGATTGTTGAGAATGACTCCGTGATTACAGAAGATCAAGCCAAGGCTATTGTTGATGCTGGAATTGAAGAGGTAATAATCCGTTCAGCATTTACATGTAATACGAAGCATGGCGTATGTCAAAAATGTTATGGACGTAACCTGGCAACAGGTGATGAGGTTGAAGTAGGTGAAGCAGTTGGTATTATTGCTGCTCAATCAATTGGTGAACCAGGTACACAGTTAACTATGCGTACTTTCCACACTGGTGGGGTTGCTGGTGACGATATTACACAAGGTTTGCCACGTATCCAAGAAATTTTTGAAGCGCGCCATCCAAAAGGGCAGGCTGTCATTAGTGAAGTTGAGGGTACAATTCATGAAATAAAAGAAGTGAAGGATAAGCAGGAAATTGTTGTCCAGGGTGAGGTTGAACAACGCGCCTATACTGTTCCATATAATGCCCGTATTAAAGTGGCAGAGGGAGACGAAGTTATTGCTGGTCAGGAACTAACTGAAGGTTCCGTTGATCCAAAAGAACTTCTTCAAGTTCAAGGTGTTGATGGTGTTCAAACCTACTTACTTCGCGAAGTTCAGCGCGTATACCGTATGCAGGGTGTTGAAATTGGTGACAAACACGTTGAGGTTATGGTTCGTCAAATGCTTCGAAAAGTGCGTGTTGTTGACTCAGGCGACACAAGTGTATTACCAGGGTCACTACTTGAAATCCATCAGTTTAAGGATGCTAACCACGGCATTCTTAATGAAGGTAAACAGCCTGCTGTTGGTAAACCAGTATTGCTAGGTATTACAAAAGCTTCACTTGAAACAGATTCATTCTTATCTGCTGCATCATTCCAGGAAACTACCCGGGTATTAACAGATGCTGCAATCAAAGGTAAGCGCGATGAACTGTTAGGATTGAAAGAAAATGTTATCATTGGTAAACTTGTTCCTGCTGGTACAGGAATGCAGCGTTACCGTAAGATTCAAGCTTCACTGGATGATTTGTCTACAGAAGCTGATGAGACTGAAGAAGTCGAAACAGAAACAGTAAACTAA
- the rpoB gene encoding DNA-directed RNA polymerase subunit beta, with translation MTGQLVQYGRHRQRRSYARISEVLELPNLIEIQTASYQWFLEEGLKEMFKDISPIEDFTGNLSLEFVDYTLEDPKYPVDESKDRDVTYNAPLRVKVRLINNETGEVKEQEVFMGDFPLMTGTGTFVINGAERVIVSQLVRSPSVYYNEKIDKNGKRGVTATVIPNRGAWLEFETDAKDVAYVRIDRTRKLPITVLLRALGFSTDQEIIDLLGENEYLKNTLDKDNTETTEKALLEIYERLRPGEPPTVDNAKSLLVSRFFDPKRYDLAHVGRYKMNKKLNIKNRLFNQVLAEPIVDPETGEVLAQKGDKLERKLLNKIIPYLEQEEDKAGEHEIEPQEGVLEDPIKLQTIKIVDPTDPSGERELNVIGNASVDKSVKNITPADILSAISYFFNLLHRVGDTDDIDHLGNRRLRSVGELLQNQFRIGLSRMERVVRERMSIQDTSSVTPQQLINIRPVIASIKEFFGSSQLSQFMDQTNPLAELTHKRRLSALGPGGLTRERAGFEVRDVHYSHYGRMCPIETPEGPNIGLINSLSSYAKVNRFGFIETPYRRVDAETGLVTAHIDYLTADEEDNYVVAQANARLDETGHFIDDEVIARFRGENTAVPRENIDYMDVSPKQVVSAATACIPFLENDDSNRALMGANMQRQAVPLMQPEAPLVGTGMEYVSGKDSGAAVICQNPGIVEHVEAKEVHVRRISEVDGKEVKGDLERYRLQKYIRSNQGTCYNQRPIVSKGDRVTKGEILADGPSMEDGELALGRNVLVGFMTWEGYNYEDAIIMSERLVKDDVYTSIHIEEYESEARDTKLGPEEITRDIPNVGEEALKDLNEHGIIRVGAEVSDGDILVGKVTPKGVTELSAEERLLHAIFGEKAREVRDTSLRVPHGAGGIVLDVKIFNREDGDELPPGVNQLVRAYIVQKRKIHEGDKMAGRHGNKGVISKILPEEDMPFMPDGTPVDIMLNPLGVPSRMNIGQVFELHLGMAARALGIHVATPVFDGAGEEDVWETLQEAGMPKDAKTILYDGRSGEPFDNRVSVGVMYMIKLAHMVDDKLHARSTGPYSLVTQQPLGGKAQFGGQRFGEMEVWALEAYGAAYTLQEILTVKSDDIVGRVKTYESIVKGDNVPEPGVPESFKVLIKELQSLGLDVKMLSSDEQEIELRELEEEETEAATKLNLEVEEK, from the coding sequence TTGACAGGTCAACTAGTTCAGTATGGACGGCACCGCCAACGCAGGAGCTACGCACGCATCAGCGAGGTGTTAGAATTACCAAATCTAATCGAAATACAAACCGCTTCGTATCAATGGTTTTTAGAAGAAGGTTTGAAGGAAATGTTCAAGGATATTTCACCTATTGAAGATTTCACGGGTAATCTATCACTGGAATTTGTTGATTATACGCTGGAGGATCCTAAGTATCCTGTAGATGAATCGAAGGATCGGGATGTGACGTATAACGCTCCGCTTCGCGTGAAGGTTCGTTTAATTAATAATGAAACCGGTGAAGTGAAAGAGCAGGAAGTGTTTATGGGAGACTTCCCACTTATGACAGGCACAGGTACATTTGTTATCAATGGTGCAGAGCGTGTTATTGTATCACAGCTCGTCCGTTCACCAAGTGTCTATTATAATGAAAAAATCGATAAAAATGGTAAACGTGGCGTTACTGCAACCGTGATTCCGAACCGCGGAGCATGGCTGGAGTTTGAAACAGATGCAAAAGACGTTGCTTATGTCCGTATCGATCGCACACGGAAGTTGCCTATTACAGTGCTACTTAGAGCTCTTGGCTTTAGTACAGATCAGGAAATTATTGATCTATTAGGAGAGAACGAATACTTAAAAAACACCTTAGATAAAGATAATACCGAGACTACTGAAAAAGCATTGTTAGAAATCTATGAGCGACTTCGCCCAGGTGAACCGCCTACAGTTGATAATGCCAAAAGCCTATTAGTTTCACGTTTTTTTGATCCGAAACGTTACGACCTGGCACATGTTGGTCGTTATAAAATGAATAAAAAACTAAACATTAAAAACCGCTTATTCAACCAAGTGCTCGCAGAACCAATCGTTGATCCTGAAACAGGTGAAGTTCTTGCACAAAAAGGTGATAAATTAGAGCGGAAATTACTAAATAAAATTATCCCATACTTGGAGCAAGAGGAAGATAAAGCCGGCGAACACGAGATTGAACCTCAAGAGGGTGTGCTGGAAGACCCGATTAAGCTGCAAACAATTAAAATTGTTGATCCGACTGATCCAAGCGGGGAGCGCGAGTTGAATGTAATTGGTAATGCTAGTGTCGATAAAAGTGTTAAGAATATCACACCAGCTGACATTTTATCTGCAATTAGTTATTTCTTTAACTTACTCCACCGTGTTGGTGATACAGATGACATTGATCATCTTGGAAATCGTCGCCTTCGCTCAGTTGGAGAGCTATTGCAAAACCAATTCCGAATTGGATTATCAAGAATGGAACGTGTTGTACGCGAACGTATGTCTATTCAAGACACTTCAAGTGTAACACCGCAACAATTAATTAATATTCGTCCAGTGATTGCATCTATTAAAGAGTTCTTTGGCAGCTCCCAGCTTTCACAGTTCATGGACCAGACAAATCCATTAGCGGAACTAACACACAAACGCCGTTTGTCTGCGCTTGGGCCGGGCGGGTTAACCCGTGAACGTGCTGGTTTTGAAGTTCGTGATGTTCATTACTCGCATTATGGCCGTATGTGTCCGATTGAAACGCCGGAGGGTCCGAACATTGGGCTGATTAACTCATTATCAAGTTATGCAAAGGTGAATAGGTTCGGTTTTATTGAAACACCATATCGCCGAGTTGATGCTGAAACCGGTTTGGTAACAGCACATATTGATTACCTGACAGCTGACGAAGAAGATAATTATGTAGTGGCACAGGCAAATGCCAGATTAGATGAAACTGGCCATTTTATCGATGATGAAGTTATCGCTCGCTTCCGTGGGGAGAACACTGCGGTGCCACGTGAAAATATAGATTATATGGATGTGTCGCCGAAACAGGTTGTCTCAGCAGCGACAGCGTGTATCCCGTTCCTTGAAAATGATGACTCCAACCGTGCGTTGATGGGAGCAAACATGCAACGGCAGGCAGTACCATTAATGCAGCCTGAAGCACCACTTGTTGGGACTGGAATGGAATATGTCTCCGGCAAGGATTCCGGAGCGGCGGTTATTTGTCAAAACCCTGGTATTGTTGAACATGTAGAAGCGAAAGAAGTCCACGTACGTCGTATTTCAGAAGTAGACGGTAAGGAAGTAAAAGGTGATCTTGAACGCTATCGTTTACAGAAATACATTCGTTCCAATCAAGGAACCTGTTACAATCAGCGCCCGATTGTAAGCAAAGGCGACCGTGTAACAAAAGGTGAAATTCTTGCTGACGGTCCTTCGATGGAAGATGGCGAACTTGCATTAGGCAGAAATGTACTGGTTGGCTTTATGACATGGGAAGGGTATAACTATGAAGATGCGATTATCATGAGTGAGCGTCTTGTGAAAGATGATGTATACACATCTATTCACATTGAAGAATACGAATCAGAAGCTCGTGATACAAAACTTGGGCCTGAAGAAATTACCCGCGATATTCCAAACGTTGGTGAAGAAGCATTAAAAGATTTGAATGAACATGGAATTATCCGTGTTGGTGCTGAAGTTTCTGATGGAGATATCTTAGTTGGAAAAGTAACACCAAAAGGGGTTACCGAACTTTCTGCTGAAGAACGCCTGCTGCACGCGATTTTCGGCGAAAAGGCTCGTGAGGTTCGTGATACATCCTTGCGCGTGCCGCATGGAGCGGGTGGAATTGTCTTGGATGTTAAGATATTTAACCGGGAAGATGGAGATGAACTGCCACCCGGTGTTAACCAATTAGTCCGTGCTTACATCGTTCAGAAGCGTAAAATTCATGAAGGCGATAAAATGGCCGGACGTCATGGTAACAAAGGTGTAATCTCAAAAATATTACCGGAAGAAGATATGCCGTTTATGCCAGATGGAACGCCGGTCGATATCATGCTGAATCCATTAGGGGTTCCTTCACGAATGAATATCGGACAAGTGTTTGAATTGCATCTTGGAATGGCCGCACGTGCACTTGGAATCCACGTAGCAACACCTGTATTTGACGGTGCAGGCGAGGAAGACGTTTGGGAAACATTACAAGAAGCAGGCATGCCTAAAGATGCCAAAACAATCCTTTATGACGGACGATCTGGAGAGCCATTTGATAACCGTGTATCTGTCGGTGTCATGTACATGATTAAACTGGCACATATGGTTGATGATAAACTTCATGCTCGTTCAACAGGACCATATTCACTTGTTACGCAGCAGCCACTTGGTGGTAAAGCACAGTTTGGCGGACAACGTTTTGGTGAGATGGAGGTATGGGCACTTGAGGCATATGGAGCTGCATACACCTTGCAGGAGATTCTTACTGTTAAATCGGATGACATTGTCGGACGTGTAAAAACGTATGAATCCATTGTAAAAGGCGATAATGTTCCGGAGCCTGGGGTTCCAGAATCATTTAAGGTATTAATAAAAGAACTGCAAAGCCTTGGACTGGATGTTAAAATGCTTTCCAGCGATGAGCAGGAAATAGAATTACGTGAACTGGAAGAAGAAGAAACCGAAGCAGCAACTAAGCTTAATTTAGAAGTCGAAGAGAAGTAA
- a CDS encoding class I SAM-dependent methyltransferase has product MSEHYFSQKPQSKSSPKTWSYRLREKEYTFTSDYGVFSKNEIDYGSRLLITKLTEPKVSGDVLDLGCGYGPIGIAIANAYPDRRVVLADVNERALQLAEQNAMQNWVKNVQCISSDRFSNLTEYTFAAIVTNPPIRAGKKVVHAMIEESKSALKKNGELWVVIQKKQGAPSAKEKLMDVFGNAEVVARDKGYFLLKAINV; this is encoded by the coding sequence ATGTCAGAGCATTACTTTTCACAAAAACCTCAATCTAAAAGTTCACCCAAGACATGGAGTTACCGGTTACGAGAAAAAGAATATACATTTACAAGTGACTATGGTGTTTTTTCAAAAAATGAAATTGATTATGGTTCGCGATTATTAATAACAAAGTTAACTGAGCCGAAAGTTTCGGGGGATGTTCTTGACCTTGGTTGCGGTTATGGTCCGATCGGTATAGCTATTGCGAACGCGTATCCTGATCGCCGTGTGGTGCTGGCGGATGTGAATGAGCGGGCACTTCAGCTTGCGGAGCAAAATGCAATGCAAAATTGGGTTAAAAATGTTCAGTGTATATCAAGTGACCGATTTTCGAATCTAACTGAATACACCTTTGCAGCTATTGTTACAAACCCTCCAATCAGGGCCGGCAAGAAAGTTGTGCATGCTATGATAGAAGAAAGTAAATCTGCATTAAAAAAGAATGGTGAGTTGTGGGTAGTTATTCAAAAGAAGCAAGGTGCACCCTCGGCCAAGGAAAAACTTATGGATGTGTTTGGAAACGCAGAAGTAGTTGCAAGGGATAAGGGATATTTTCTGTTAAAGGCCATTAATGTTTGA
- the rplL gene encoding 50S ribosomal protein L7/L12 codes for MTNEQIIEAVKEMSVLELNDLVKAIEEEFGVTAAAPVAVAGGAGAEEAEEKTEFDVVLESAGASKIKVVKAVREITGLGLKDAKDLVDNAPKAIKEGVSKEDAEEVKGKLEEAGATVEVK; via the coding sequence ATGACTAACGAACAAATTATTGAAGCGGTCAAAGAAATGTCAGTTTTAGAATTAAACGATCTTGTTAAAGCAATCGAGGAAGAATTCGGAGTAACTGCAGCAGCACCAGTAGCAGTAGCAGGTGGAGCTGGAGCAGAAGAGGCAGAAGAGAAAACTGAATTTGATGTAGTACTTGAAAGTGCTGGAGCATCTAAAATCAAAGTTGTTAAAGCAGTTCGCGAAATCACTGGTCTTGGACTTAAAGATGCTAAAGACTTAGTAGATAACGCGCCTAAAGCAATCAAAGAAGGCGTTTCAAAAGAAGATGCTGAAGAAGTTAAAGGTAAACTTGAAGAAGCAGGCGCAACTGTAGAAGTTAAGTAA
- the rplJ gene encoding 50S ribosomal protein L10, with protein MSTVIESKKQVVQEIADKLQSSQSTVLVNYRGLDVAEVTELRKQLREEGIEFKVYKNTMTRRAVEQAELNELSDTLVGPTAIAFGNEDVVAPAKILSKFAKAHKALEIKGGVIEGKVATLEQLSELAELPNYDGLVSMLLSVLQAPIRNLAYATKAIAEQKEEQQGA; from the coding sequence ATGTCAACCGTTATCGAATCAAAAAAGCAAGTTGTTCAAGAAATTGCTGATAAACTTCAATCCAGCCAATCAACTGTATTAGTTAATTACCGTGGCCTTGATGTTGCTGAAGTTACAGAACTTCGTAAACAATTACGTGAAGAAGGCATCGAATTCAAAGTCTACAAAAACACAATGACACGTCGTGCTGTTGAACAGGCTGAATTAAATGAGTTGAGTGATACATTAGTTGGCCCTACAGCTATTGCATTTGGCAACGAAGATGTAGTTGCTCCGGCTAAAATCCTTAGCAAATTTGCTAAAGCACATAAAGCTCTTGAAATTAAAGGCGGCGTAATTGAAGGTAAAGTGGCTACACTTGAACAATTAAGTGAACTTGCCGAACTACCAAACTACGATGGTCTAGTATCTATGCTTCTAAGCGTGCTTCAAGCACCAATCCGCAACTTGGCATATGCTACAAAAGCTATCGCAGAACAAAAAGAAGAACAGCAAGGAGCATAA
- the rplA gene encoding 50S ribosomal protein L1, producing the protein MTKKGKKYQEALKLVDRAKSYDAKEAISLLKKASRANFDETIEVAFRLGVDPKKADQQIRGAMVLPHGTGKTQRVLVFAKGEKAKEAEAAGADFVGDQEMINKINQGWFDFDVIVATPDMMAEVGKLGRVLGPKGLMPNPKTGTVTFEVEKAVNDIKAGKVEYRVDKSANIHVPIGKISFDDEKLFENFVAITETLVKVKPQASKGVYMRNVSVTSTMGPGVKVDVSDYR; encoded by the coding sequence ATGACTAAAAAAGGTAAAAAGTATCAAGAAGCACTTAAGCTTGTTGATCGTGCAAAATCATACGATGCAAAAGAAGCTATTTCTTTGTTGAAAAAAGCTTCCCGAGCAAACTTTGATGAAACAATAGAAGTAGCTTTTCGTCTAGGGGTCGATCCGAAGAAAGCTGACCAGCAAATCCGTGGAGCAATGGTATTGCCGCACGGCACTGGTAAAACACAACGAGTACTTGTGTTTGCTAAAGGTGAAAAAGCGAAAGAGGCAGAAGCAGCTGGAGCTGACTTCGTTGGAGATCAAGAAATGATTAACAAAATCAATCAAGGATGGTTCGATTTTGATGTAATCGTTGCGACTCCTGATATGATGGCTGAAGTTGGTAAATTAGGTCGTGTATTAGGACCAAAAGGACTTATGCCTAACCCTAAAACAGGAACAGTAACTTTTGAAGTTGAGAAGGCTGTTAATGATATTAAAGCTGGTAAAGTAGAATATCGCGTTGATAAATCAGCTAACATTCATGTTCCAATCGGAAAAATTTCGTTTGATGATGAAAAACTATTTGAAAACTTTGTAGCAATTACAGAAACACTTGTGAAGGTAAAACCACAAGCTTCAAAAGGTGTTTACATGCGCAACGTATCCGTAACATCTACAATGGGACCTGGTGTAAAAGTTGATGTTTCGGATTACCGCTAA
- the rplK gene encoding 50S ribosomal protein L11: MAKKVIKIVKLQIPAGKANPAPPVGPALGQAGVNIMGFCKEFNARTQDQAGMIIPVEISVFEDRSFTFITKTPPAAVLLKKAAGIESGSGEPNRNKVATVKRDKVKEIAETKMPDLNAADVDAAMRMVEGTARSMGITIED, translated from the coding sequence GTGGCTAAAAAAGTAATTAAGATTGTAAAATTGCAGATCCCAGCTGGTAAAGCTAATCCAGCACCGCCAGTAGGACCAGCATTAGGTCAAGCAGGTGTTAACATTATGGGATTTTGTAAGGAATTTAATGCTCGTACGCAAGATCAAGCTGGTATGATTATCCCGGTTGAAATCTCGGTTTTTGAAGACCGTTCATTTACATTTATTACAAAAACTCCACCTGCTGCAGTATTGTTGAAAAAAGCAGCTGGTATCGAATCCGGTTCCGGTGAACCTAATCGTAATAAAGTAGCAACTGTTAAACGCGATAAAGTTAAAGAAATTGCGGAAACAAAAATGCCTGACCTAAACGCCGCTGATGTAGATGCAGCGATGCGCATGGTTGAAGGAACTGCTCGCAGCATGGGTATTACGATAGAAGACTAA
- the nusG gene encoding transcription termination/antitermination protein NusG, which yields MEKNWYVIHTYSGYENKVKMNLEKRVESMGMEDKIFRVIVPEDEETEIKNGKKKVVKKKFFPGYVLAEMIMTDDSWYVVRNTPGVTGFVGSSGHGSKPTPVLPDEVDAVLKRMGVTESVTQIDFDLKENVRVNDGPFANFTGSIEHIDMDKQKVKVHVNMFGRETPVELDFSQIEKL from the coding sequence ATGGAGAAAAATTGGTATGTTATTCATACGTATTCCGGATATGAAAACAAAGTAAAAATGAATTTAGAAAAACGTGTTGAATCAATGGGCATGGAAGATAAAATCTTTCGTGTGATTGTTCCGGAGGACGAAGAAACAGAAATTAAAAATGGGAAAAAGAAAGTAGTTAAAAAGAAATTTTTCCCTGGCTATGTTTTAGCCGAAATGATAATGACGGATGATTCCTGGTATGTTGTGAGAAATACACCTGGCGTAACTGGTTTTGTTGGTTCAAGCGGGCATGGTTCAAAACCGACTCCGGTATTACCAGATGAGGTAGATGCAGTATTGAAACGGATGGGCGTAACAGAATCTGTCACCCAAATTGACTTCGATCTAAAAGAAAATGTTCGCGTGAATGATGGGCCGTTTGCCAACTTCACCGGATCAATCGAACATATCGATATGGATAAACAAAAAGTGAAGGTTCATGTTAATATGTTTGGCAGGGAAACTCCTGTAGAACTTGATTTCTCTCAGATTGAAAAATTATAG
- the secE gene encoding preprotein translocase subunit SecE, producing the protein MKLIKFFKNVSREMKKVSWPKGKELTSYTITVISTVVFVAIFFTIIDQLITLVLNNF; encoded by the coding sequence ATGAAGCTTATCAAGTTTTTTAAAAATGTTTCGCGTGAGATGAAAAAGGTTAGCTGGCCTAAAGGAAAAGAGTTAACTAGTTACACGATTACTGTTATATCAACAGTTGTATTTGTAGCAATCTTTTTCACGATTATAGATCAGTTGATTACGTTGGTATTAAATAACTTTTAA
- the rpmG gene encoding 50S ribosomal protein L33 — MNKKIILACAECSSRNYSTNKNVSTQSNRLEVRKYCKTCGKHTLHRETK; from the coding sequence TTGAATAAAAAGATAATTTTAGCGTGTGCAGAATGTTCAAGTAGAAATTATTCAACTAATAAAAATGTATCCACACAATCTAACCGCTTGGAAGTTCGAAAATACTGCAAAACATGCGGGAAACATACACTGCACCGTGAAACTAAATAA